The proteins below come from a single Sphingomonas carotinifaciens genomic window:
- the pdeM gene encoding ligase-associated DNA damage response endonuclease PdeM, with protein MVPLSFGGHAFQATAEGALYWPARGALLVADLHLEKGSWYAARGQMLPPYDSLATLSALTALVERTAAREMWCLGDSFHDVGGCDRLPDDAQRMLRSLTGDLAWTWITGNHDPAILDRCGGEVADEMVVDGVVLRHEAAAAESRPEMSGHFHPKLRLRVRGRSVARRCYVATGTKLILPAFGALTGGLDVTHPAIRQAVGGAAQALVPVEDRLLRFPVAA; from the coding sequence ATGGTTCCCCTTTCGTTCGGCGGACATGCATTTCAGGCGACGGCCGAGGGTGCGCTTTACTGGCCGGCGCGCGGCGCGCTGCTGGTCGCCGACCTGCATCTGGAAAAGGGCAGCTGGTACGCGGCGCGCGGCCAGATGCTGCCGCCCTATGATTCGCTGGCGACGCTATCCGCGCTGACCGCGCTGGTCGAGCGGACGGCTGCGCGCGAGATGTGGTGCCTGGGCGACAGTTTCCACGATGTCGGCGGTTGCGACCGCCTGCCGGACGATGCGCAAAGGATGTTGCGCAGCCTGACCGGCGATCTCGCCTGGACGTGGATCACCGGCAATCACGATCCCGCGATCCTGGACCGGTGTGGCGGCGAGGTGGCGGACGAGATGGTGGTGGACGGCGTGGTGCTGCGCCACGAGGCGGCGGCGGCCGAGTCGCGGCCGGAAATGTCGGGGCATTTCCATCCCAAGCTGCGATTGCGGGTGCGGGGGCGCAGCGTGGCGCGGCGCTGTTACGTCGCAACGGGGACGAAGCTGATCCTGCCGGCGTTCGGCGCGCTGACCGGGGGGCTGGATGTGACGCATCCGGCGATCCGGCAGGCGGTGGGAGGGGCTGCGCAGGCGCTGGTACCGGTGGAGGACCGGTTGCTGCGCTTCCCGGTTGCCGCCTGA